From Paracoccus suum, the proteins below share one genomic window:
- a CDS encoding DsbA family protein — MSITRRDILAGTVGLGLAGIAGGAFLLSMDRGASKAAALSVQDVLHDPDNPVLGNPKGALTIVEYFDYQCPFCKRGHSMLTRVVDEDGDIRLVMKDWPIFGAPSVRASQLVLGASSTGEYEKAHSALMATEAKLSEGQIRQVLRDGGIDPDASLAAYRADRGKWDGLLSRNSAQAGELGLQGTPAFIVGAKIYPGALDETGLRAIIADARAAA; from the coding sequence ATGAGCATAACCCGACGCGACATTCTGGCGGGCACCGTCGGCCTCGGTTTGGCCGGGATCGCCGGCGGGGCCTTCCTGCTCAGCATGGACCGGGGCGCGAGCAAGGCCGCCGCCCTCAGTGTCCAAGATGTCCTGCACGATCCCGACAATCCCGTCCTCGGAAACCCCAAGGGTGCGCTGACCATCGTCGAGTATTTCGACTACCAGTGCCCGTTCTGCAAACGCGGCCATTCGATGCTGACGCGCGTGGTCGACGAGGACGGCGATATCAGGCTGGTGATGAAGGACTGGCCGATCTTTGGCGCGCCCTCGGTTCGGGCCAGCCAACTGGTCCTCGGGGCATCCTCGACCGGGGAATATGAAAAGGCGCATTCGGCCCTCATGGCGACCGAGGCGAAACTGTCCGAGGGGCAGATCCGGCAGGTGCTACGCGATGGCGGTATCGACCCCGACGCCTCGCTGGCCGCCTATCGCGCGGATCGCGGAAAATGGGACGGCTTGCTGTCGCGCAATTCCGCCCAGGCGGGCGAGTTGGGTCTGCAAGGCACGCCGGCCTTCATCGTCGGCGCCAAGATCTATCCCGGTGCGCTGGACGAGACCGGACTGCGGGCGATCATCGCCGATGCCCGCGCCGCCGCCTGA
- a CDS encoding TlpA disulfide reductase family protein, which yields MNAVSIGPLVFDGARFAAIFALLLFFAVAEIVARGQRGQVLRGDPARWTWLAAIAWIMGARIGFVAMNWAEFSPHPWDSVKLWQGGFLPAGGWAAGLAVFLLAMLRDVRGALAPLALGSAAALVTHLAIPVAFPMTKPDLPPMQLMALDGAPVQLTGRERSVVLNLWASWCPPCRREMPMMTDLAARTPGVDFIFANQGEGADQIDAFLRGEGLPPAGMVRDPQSGLMAALEAIGLPSTLVFDAGGRLIGAHTGEISRAALGRMIADAAPRR from the coding sequence GTGAATGCCGTCTCGATAGGACCGCTGGTGTTTGACGGCGCGCGGTTCGCGGCGATCTTCGCGCTGCTGCTGTTCTTTGCCGTGGCGGAAATCGTCGCCCGGGGCCAGCGGGGGCAGGTCCTGCGCGGCGATCCCGCGCGCTGGACCTGGCTGGCCGCCATCGCCTGGATCATGGGCGCTCGCATTGGCTTTGTCGCCATGAACTGGGCCGAGTTTTCCCCCCATCCTTGGGACAGCGTCAAGTTGTGGCAGGGCGGCTTTCTGCCGGCCGGTGGCTGGGCAGCCGGCCTCGCAGTGTTTCTGCTGGCGATGCTGCGCGATGTGCGCGGCGCGCTCGCGCCGCTGGCCCTGGGCAGCGCCGCGGCACTGGTCACGCATCTGGCGATCCCGGTCGCGTTTCCCATGACCAAACCTGATTTGCCTCCGATGCAACTGATGGCTCTGGACGGCGCCCCGGTCCAGTTGACCGGGCGCGAGCGGTCCGTGGTGCTGAACCTCTGGGCGAGTTGGTGCCCGCCATGCCGGCGCGAGATGCCGATGATGACCGACCTCGCCGCGCGAACGCCGGGGGTGGACTTCATCTTCGCCAATCAAGGCGAGGGCGCGGACCAGATTGACGCATTCCTGCGCGGCGAGGGGCTGCCGCCAGCCGGAATGGTCCGCGATCCGCAGAGCGGGCTGATGGCTGCGCTTGAGGCGATTGGCCTGCCCTCGACGCTGGTTTTCGACGCCGGTGGCCGGCTGATCGGAGCACACACCGGCGAAATTTCACGAGCGGCCCTGGGCCGCATGATCGCTGACGCAGCACCGCGAAGATGA
- a CDS encoding ATP-binding protein gives MTSIRGRLFVILLLATGAIWLSAVAWIQHSTRSEVGHVLDRRLQESAQMVASLIQRNGGIAGPDAARLVDEVPALSQTGRHDVARQLICQVWGFDGQLKSESAGAPSGQLSAQAGFSENTIDGEVWRVYTHVDEDLGVRVMVGDALSVRERLVRGVAIGLLAPAILILPLLAGMIWLAVRHGLEPLDRLAHALSRRPATDLSPLTQTRGPAELRPMTEALNGLFRRVEGLRERERSFTAFAAHELKTPLAGLKTQAQIAALAPDAATRERALTQITLAVDRTDRMVRQLLDMTAAENTIDSAQAPAQDGASVLADVAGQLAGLAKSRGVELRLKTGQAKWRTTQAALLAPALRNLLENAILASPRGAVVQARLVQDGDAVRFSVLDRGTGIAEADRPHVTERFYRGAASASGGGSGLGLSIVAAAVQAMGGELRLSPRQGGGEQADVILPAG, from the coding sequence ATGACGTCGATCCGCGGGCGCCTGTTTGTCATCCTGCTGCTTGCCACCGGGGCAATCTGGCTGTCGGCCGTCGCCTGGATCCAGCATTCCACCCGCAGCGAGGTCGGCCATGTGCTGGACCGGCGCTTGCAGGAATCGGCGCAGATGGTCGCTTCGCTGATCCAGCGCAACGGCGGCATCGCCGGCCCCGACGCCGCGCGGCTGGTGGACGAGGTCCCGGCCCTGTCACAGACTGGGCGGCACGACGTCGCGCGCCAGCTGATCTGTCAGGTCTGGGGCTTTGACGGCCAGCTGAAGAGCGAATCCGCCGGCGCGCCCTCGGGGCAATTGTCGGCGCAGGCCGGCTTCAGCGAAAACACCATCGATGGTGAGGTGTGGCGGGTCTATACCCATGTCGATGAGGATCTGGGGGTCCGCGTCATGGTCGGCGACGCCCTCAGCGTGCGCGAGAGGCTGGTGCGGGGCGTTGCCATCGGCCTGCTGGCGCCAGCGATCCTGATCCTGCCGCTGCTGGCGGGGATGATCTGGCTGGCCGTGCGCCACGGGCTGGAGCCGCTGGACCGCCTCGCCCATGCGCTGTCGCGCCGTCCGGCGACCGACCTCAGCCCGCTGACGCAGACCCGCGGTCCGGCCGAACTGCGACCGATGACCGAGGCGCTGAACGGCCTTTTCCGCCGCGTCGAGGGGCTACGCGAGCGCGAGCGCAGCTTCACCGCCTTTGCCGCCCACGAGTTGAAGACCCCGCTTGCCGGGCTGAAGACGCAGGCCCAGATCGCCGCTCTTGCGCCCGATGCCGCGACGCGCGAGCGGGCGCTGACGCAGATCACGCTGGCTGTCGATCGCACCGACCGCATGGTGCGCCAGCTGCTGGACATGACGGCGGCCGAGAACACCATCGACAGTGCACAGGCCCCCGCGCAAGACGGCGCGAGCGTACTTGCCGACGTGGCTGGCCAACTGGCCGGGCTGGCGAAATCGCGCGGCGTCGAGTTGCGGCTGAAAACCGGTCAAGCGAAATGGCGCACCACGCAGGCGGCGCTGCTGGCGCCCGCGCTTCGCAATCTGCTCGAGAACGCGATCCTCGCCTCGCCCCGTGGTGCGGTGGTGCAGGCGCGGCTTGTCCAGGATGGCGACGCGGTGCGCTTCAGCGTGCTGGACCGGGGGACCGGCATCGCCGAGGCGGATCGCCCGCATGTCACCGAGCGCTTCTATCGCGGCGCGGCGAGCGCGTCGGGCGGGGGCAGCGGGCTTGGCCTCTCGATAGTGGCGGCCGCCGTGCAGGCGATGGGCGGCGAGTTGCGCCTGTCGCCGCGTCAAGGCGGCGGCGAGCAGGCCGATGTGATCCTGCCCGCCGGTTAG
- a CDS encoding DsbA family protein, giving the protein MHRRNLVLAGASLLVLPTVALPAAAAAASNPMPAALRKALERDPTAPVLGNPNGDVTLTEFFDYNCPFCRKMVGPMHSLIVEDKNLRVVLREWPVFGEDSEFAARASLASLQQGKYWQYHTALFRTKGRVTEKATMQVARDIGLDIARLERDMDSEQVERHITSSHMLGEHMGLVGTPSFIAGDEGAFGQYSLDELRGMVKRARATLA; this is encoded by the coding sequence ATGCATCGTCGAAATCTTGTTCTCGCGGGCGCCAGCCTGCTTGTGCTGCCGACCGTCGCCCTGCCCGCCGCTGCCGCTGCGGCCAGCAATCCGATGCCGGCCGCCCTGCGCAAGGCGCTGGAGCGCGACCCGACCGCCCCGGTACTGGGCAATCCCAATGGCGATGTCACCCTGACCGAGTTCTTTGACTACAACTGCCCGTTCTGCCGCAAGATGGTCGGGCCGATGCACAGCCTGATCGTCGAGGACAAGAACCTGCGCGTCGTGTTGCGCGAATGGCCGGTGTTCGGCGAGGATTCGGAATTCGCGGCGCGCGCCTCGCTGGCCTCGCTGCAGCAGGGCAAATACTGGCAATATCACACCGCGCTGTTCCGCACGAAGGGCCGCGTGACCGAGAAGGCCACGATGCAGGTGGCGCGCGACATCGGCCTCGATATCGCGCGCCTGGAGCGCGACATGGACAGCGAGCAGGTCGAGCGGCACATCACCTCAAGCCACATGCTCGGAGAGCACATGGGCCTTGTCGGCACGCCCAGCTTCATCGCAGGCGACGAGGGCGCCTTCGGGCAATACAGCCTCGACGAGTTGCGCGGCATGGTGAAACGCGCCCGCGCGACCTTGGCCTGA